In a genomic window of Colias croceus chromosome 20, ilColCroc2.1:
- the LOC123700738 gene encoding DPH3 homolog translates to MTVFHDEVEIEDFEYDEDEEMYYYPCPCGDRFQISKEELMAGEEVATCPSCSLVVKVIYDLEKFKAESEEMQKDSGDKEAVKA, encoded by the exons ATGACTGTGTTTCATGACGAGGTAGAAATTGAAGATTTCGAGTATGATGAAGACGAGGAAATGTATTACTATCCGTGTCCATGCGGGGACAGATTTCAAATCAGTAAG gAGGAACTGATGGCTGGAGAAGAAGTAGCAACATGCCCTAGCTGTTCCCTTGTTGTCAAAGTTATTTATGATTTG GAAAAATTCAAAGCAGAATCAGAGGAAATGCAGAAAGACTCTGGTGATAAAGAGGCTGTGAAAGCTTGA